A section of the Solitalea canadensis DSM 3403 genome encodes:
- a CDS encoding BsuBI/PstI family type II restriction endonuclease gives MMKIEQINMPSILSVVDSLRIEANERLNSKKKAELGQYFTSAPICKFMASLFTNLSGDIKLLDPGAGVGSLSAAFTEESLNRGTVSTLNVTAYDIENIVLPFIKETFSLCDKESEGKGIGFEYTINNEDFILATTSYLTNNEIKMDGLYTHIIMNPPYKKINSNSEHRRKLSQIGIETVNLYSGFVALSIKLLKEGGELVAIIPRSFCNGPYYQSFREFFLKEMSISHIHIFDSRNNAFSDDDVLQENVIIHCVKGNKQKEVIITSSPQSDFSLDILSGEITATDMTIRRVNIESIVKPNDSQKFIHIAATDREQVIVDYMSCFNSALEDLDIEVSTGPVVDFRNIEDLRKDYETGSAPLIYPIHLNSVVNWPKDSKKPNAIMVSKKTKSSLWQHTGHYVITRRFSSKEEKRRIISTYYDSSLPGDFIGFENKLNVFHKNKKGLNSTIAKGLFVFLNSTLLDKYYRQFGGHTQVNASDLRSIHYPTTSSLKRIGEQVSNLTLSQKEIDKLIESEINSMAENSTENPLSSLNKIDQALEILKELGMPKQQLNERSALTFLALLNLHPDRSWQQIERPLIGVTPIMDWSKEIYGKAYAPNTRETFRRQTLHQFVDGGLVEYNPDDPKRAVNSPKACYQITSELFKVLLSYQTANWNSEISNFLNDRETLIKRYAMERDRNQTQIHVDDIEIVLSAGAHSQLIKDIIVEFRQIFAPGADLIYVGDTGSKTGYFKKERLLELGVSVDNHGKMPDVVLYYKEKNWLLLIESVTSHGPVDGKRHNELAKIFENSTAGLVYVTAFPDRKTMKKYFNDISWETEIWFADSPTHMMHLNGHRFLGPYL, from the coding sequence ATGATGAAGATTGAACAAATTAATATGCCAAGTATCTTGTCCGTAGTTGACTCATTACGCATTGAAGCTAACGAAAGACTCAATTCCAAAAAGAAGGCAGAATTGGGTCAATATTTTACATCAGCTCCAATCTGTAAGTTTATGGCTTCATTATTTACAAACCTGAGCGGAGATATAAAACTCCTTGATCCAGGAGCAGGTGTAGGTTCCCTTTCTGCAGCATTTACTGAAGAATCATTAAATAGAGGTACAGTATCAACTTTAAATGTCACTGCCTATGATATTGAAAATATAGTGTTACCATTTATTAAGGAAACTTTCTCTCTTTGTGATAAGGAATCAGAAGGTAAAGGGATTGGATTTGAGTATACCATTAATAACGAAGATTTCATTTTAGCAACCACTTCATATTTGACTAATAATGAAATAAAAATGGATGGATTATATACTCATATTATAATGAATCCACCTTACAAGAAAATTAATAGTAATAGTGAGCATAGACGAAAACTAAGTCAAATAGGGATCGAAACTGTAAATCTATATTCTGGCTTCGTTGCTTTATCTATTAAGCTATTAAAAGAAGGTGGCGAATTGGTAGCAATTATTCCAAGATCTTTTTGCAATGGGCCTTATTATCAATCTTTCAGAGAGTTTTTCCTAAAAGAAATGTCCATAAGTCACATTCATATATTTGATAGCAGAAACAATGCATTTTCAGATGATGATGTACTCCAGGAAAACGTTATTATTCATTGTGTAAAAGGTAATAAGCAGAAAGAAGTTATAATTACTTCTAGCCCCCAATCTGACTTTTCTTTGGATATTTTAAGTGGAGAAATAACAGCTACTGATATGACAATCAGAAGAGTTAATATTGAAAGCATCGTTAAGCCAAATGATTCACAGAAATTTATTCACATTGCAGCTACAGATCGCGAACAAGTAATTGTGGATTATATGTCCTGTTTTAATTCAGCGTTAGAAGATTTGGATATAGAGGTCAGTACAGGTCCAGTGGTAGATTTTAGAAATATTGAGGATTTACGAAAAGATTATGAAACTGGTTCAGCTCCATTAATATATCCTATCCATCTAAATAGTGTTGTGAATTGGCCAAAAGATTCAAAGAAACCAAATGCTATAATGGTTTCAAAAAAAACTAAATCATCACTTTGGCAGCATACAGGACATTATGTTATTACTCGTCGATTTAGCAGTAAAGAGGAAAAACGAAGAATTATTTCAACTTATTATGATTCTTCATTGCCTGGTGATTTTATTGGCTTTGAAAATAAATTGAATGTTTTTCATAAGAACAAGAAGGGACTGAATTCTACAATTGCAAAAGGTTTATTTGTTTTTTTGAATTCTACTTTATTAGACAAATACTATCGCCAGTTCGGTGGGCATACGCAGGTAAATGCTTCTGATTTAAGATCCATTCATTACCCTACCACTTCATCTTTAAAAAGAATTGGGGAACAAGTTTCTAATTTAACATTAAGCCAAAAGGAAATTGATAAACTAATAGAATCTGAAATAAATAGTATGGCAGAAAACTCTACCGAAAACCCATTATCATCTCTAAACAAAATCGATCAAGCTTTAGAAATACTGAAAGAATTAGGCATGCCAAAACAACAATTAAATGAAAGATCAGCCCTAACGTTTTTAGCCTTATTAAATCTTCATCCAGATAGATCTTGGCAACAAATTGAACGGCCCCTAATTGGAGTTACACCAATTATGGATTGGTCTAAGGAAATTTATGGAAAAGCATATGCTCCTAATACAAGGGAAACCTTCAGAAGACAAACACTTCATCAATTTGTTGATGGAGGATTGGTAGAATATAATCCTGACGATCCAAAGCGTGCTGTAAACTCTCCTAAGGCATGCTATCAAATAACTTCGGAACTTTTCAAAGTATTATTATCGTATCAGACAGCTAATTGGAATAGTGAAATATCAAATTTCTTAAATGATCGGGAGACTTTAATTAAGCGGTATGCAATGGAGCGTGATAGAAATCAGACTCAAATTCATGTCGATGATATTGAAATAGTATTAAGCGCTGGAGCTCACAGTCAATTAATTAAGGACATTATCGTGGAGTTTCGTCAAATATTCGCTCCTGGTGCTGATTTAATATATGTAGGTGACACAGGATCAAAAACTGGCTATTTTAAAAAAGAGCGATTGCTTGAATTAGGGGTTTCAGTTGATAATCATGGAAAAATGCCAGATGTGGTCCTTTATTACAAAGAGAAAAACTGGTTGTTATTAATCGAATCGGTTACAAGTCATGGCCCGGTTGATGGTAAAAGACATAATGAACTTGCAAAAATATTTGAAAATTCAACTGCAGGCTTAGTGTATGTTACAGCATTTCCAGATCGAAAAACGATGAAAAAATATTTTAATGACATATCATGGGAAACTGAAATCTGGTTTGCTGATTCTCCAACTCACATGATGCATTTAAATGGCCATAGATTTCTAGGTCCATATTTATAA
- a CDS encoding helix-turn-helix domain-containing protein: METKHYEKRSQRDYSMSFKLQVVQEVEQGELSTTGAQRKYGIQARSTIVNWLRKYGNLDWENQTPSNMPKTPEQKILELEAKVKLLEKQKATLERQAYVADKKVIIFDMMIDLAEQEYKIDIRKNLPPEQSIDLKNKTKKP; encoded by the coding sequence ATGGAAACCAAGCATTATGAGAAACGAAGTCAACGAGATTACAGTATGTCGTTTAAGCTTCAAGTCGTACAGGAAGTAGAACAAGGAGAGTTATCCACCACAGGGGCCCAGCGTAAGTATGGAATCCAGGCCCGTTCCACCATAGTGAATTGGTTACGAAAATATGGTAACTTGGACTGGGAAAATCAAACACCTTCGAATATGCCTAAAACCCCGGAGCAAAAGATTCTGGAACTTGAGGCCAAGGTAAAACTGCTGGAGAAACAGAAAGCCACCCTGGAGCGTCAAGCCTATGTAGCTGACAAGAAAGTGATCATTTTCGATATGATGATCGATCTTGCTGAACAGGAATATAAAATCGACATCCGAAAAAACTTACCACCCGAACAATCGATCGATTTAAAGAACAAAACCAAGAAACCTTAG
- a CDS encoding IS3 family transposase — protein sequence MFSCHLFGIDRQVYYRKLKRKAIKQHKAMKVMNLVRSKRMHMPRLGGKKLYCLLKEDLKALKIGRDKLFDILRANHLLVPPKRSYLVTTNSHHRFRKHSNLIAEMEIHRPEQVWVSDITYIGKRDKPCYLSLVTDAYSKKIMGYYVADNLNTESSLQALKMAIKQRVYKTAPLIHHSDRGLQYCAQDYQHELISNKIKCSMTQHSDPYENAVAERVNGILKQEFRIDTHYLDLKTMKTIVKESIDIYNNQRPHYSNFMHTPNQMHQQNEIKMRTYKTKTSSKLEFAAS from the coding sequence GTGTTTTCCTGTCATTTGTTCGGGATAGACAGACAGGTTTATTACCGTAAACTCAAAAGAAAGGCCATCAAACAACATAAGGCAATGAAAGTGATGAATCTGGTAAGGAGCAAACGAATGCACATGCCCAGGCTGGGCGGAAAGAAGTTGTACTGTTTATTGAAGGAAGACCTAAAAGCGCTAAAAATAGGGCGAGACAAGCTTTTTGACATCCTTAGGGCTAACCATTTACTAGTGCCTCCTAAGCGGAGCTATCTGGTTACTACCAATTCGCATCATCGGTTCAGGAAGCATTCCAATCTTATTGCAGAGATGGAAATTCATCGACCCGAGCAGGTATGGGTGTCAGACATTACTTACATTGGCAAACGAGATAAGCCTTGTTACCTGAGCTTGGTTACCGATGCTTATTCAAAGAAAATAATGGGTTATTATGTAGCCGACAACCTGAATACGGAAAGCAGTTTACAAGCATTGAAAATGGCTATTAAACAACGAGTGTATAAAACAGCACCCTTGATCCATCATTCAGACCGAGGGCTTCAATACTGTGCCCAGGACTATCAACATGAATTGATCAGTAATAAGATAAAATGCAGCATGACCCAGCATTCCGACCCGTATGAGAATGCTGTTGCTGAACGGGTAAACGGTATATTAAAACAGGAATTTAGGATTGATACTCATTATCTGGACTTAAAGACAATGAAAACTATTGTAAAAGAGTCTATTGATATTTATAACAATCAACGTCCGCATTATTCCAATTTTATGCATACGCCTAATCAGATGCACCAGCAAAATGAAATTAAAATGAGAACCTATAAAACAAAAACTAGCAGCAAACTTGAATTTGCTGCTAGCTAA
- a CDS encoding helix-turn-helix domain-containing protein, whose amino-acid sequence MSEQYRDQEFIDNIRKRIREIREIKGIVQEDIVDRTGFNIAQIGRIERGISNTSISNIAAIARALEVHPRELLDFEFEIPNYPPLRKDRKAKK is encoded by the coding sequence ATGAGCGAACAATATAGAGACCAAGAATTTATTGATAATATTCGAAAGAGAATCCGAGAGATAAGGGAAATTAAGGGTATAGTTCAGGAAGACATAGTTGATAGAACTGGTTTCAATATAGCTCAAATAGGAAGAATTGAAAGAGGAATAAGCAACACCTCTATTAGTAACATCGCGGCAATTGCAAGAGCTTTAGAAGTACACCCTAGAGAACTTTTGGATTTTGAATTCGAGATACCCAATTATCCGCCATTACGAAAAGATAGAAAAGCTAAAAAGTAG